A window of Ruania suaedae contains these coding sequences:
- a CDS encoding dihydrodipicolinate synthase family protein: protein MDRHSIEWTGYIPAITTPFTRDGALDLEALGAQIGWMREQRLHGIILAGTSGEWFSMSAAERAALFTEGARAADGSLWVIGACNAFTAEEAITHAHAAERAGLDGILLTPPPYLVPSRAEIVQFYRDVSDATDLPLCVYNWPRGCVVDMGTDLLAELATIENVVAIKNSTGNAAQFLESMYALEGSVRYFGLPTSELGADLALLGHGDGLMGSGAPLGADHSDYWRAIAAGDRERAVALGARDRVVMQRWFQPDYGARFGNQQAIMKTALRLQGVPAGYVRRPLLELTGDEVQIVADTLRDLGIDTRPPVG, encoded by the coding sequence ATGGACCGCCACAGCATCGAGTGGACCGGCTACATCCCGGCCATCACCACGCCCTTCACCCGCGACGGCGCGCTCGACCTCGAGGCCCTCGGTGCCCAGATCGGCTGGATGCGCGAGCAGCGTCTGCACGGCATCATCCTCGCCGGCACCAGTGGCGAGTGGTTCTCGATGTCCGCCGCCGAGCGCGCCGCGCTGTTCACCGAGGGTGCACGGGCGGCCGACGGCTCCCTGTGGGTGATCGGCGCGTGCAACGCCTTCACTGCCGAGGAGGCGATCACCCACGCCCACGCCGCCGAACGGGCCGGCCTGGACGGCATCCTGCTCACCCCGCCGCCCTATCTGGTGCCGAGCCGAGCCGAGATCGTGCAGTTCTACCGCGACGTCAGTGACGCCACCGACCTCCCGCTGTGCGTCTACAACTGGCCGCGGGGGTGCGTGGTGGACATGGGGACCGACCTCCTCGCTGAGCTCGCCACGATCGAGAACGTGGTGGCGATCAAGAACTCCACCGGGAACGCTGCCCAGTTCCTCGAGAGCATGTACGCCCTCGAGGGCTCGGTCCGGTACTTCGGCCTGCCCACCAGCGAGCTCGGTGCCGACCTGGCGCTGCTGGGCCACGGGGACGGATTGATGGGCTCCGGCGCCCCACTCGGCGCGGACCACTCCGACTACTGGCGCGCGATCGCGGCCGGGGACCGGGAGCGCGCCGTCGCCCTCGGGGCTCGCGACCGGGTGGTGATGCAGCGCTGGTTCCAGCCAGACTACGGCGCCCGGTTCGGCAACCAGCAGGCGATCATGAAGACCGCCCTGCGCCTGCAGGGGGTGCCTGCCGGCTACGTGCGCCGCCCGCTGCTGGAACTGACCGGCGACGAGGTGCAGATCGTCGCCGACACCCTGCGCGACCTCGGCATCGACACCCGCCCACCGGTGGGCTGA
- a CDS encoding NAD(P)/FAD-dependent oxidoreductase, producing the protein MSERHDVVVIGGGLLGCTLAWMLARDGVSVLLAERDQLNAHASGQNAGSLHFQLEYRMIADGLEAARTAAEAMPLHLAAAELWSHLSAELGEDLGVAQHGGLMLAENAEQARLLETKAEIERSWGLDVTLLDAAEVREMAPYLSEEVVAASFCPIEGKADTRIAAPAFARGAARHGAQIHSRTEVVGLARSGGRWSVELEEAHAGRRTVLADAVVLAAGVWTEGVGDLLQARLPTIPMALTMTATTAQPARIPHLVQHAGRRLSLKQATSGNVLIGGGWPARLLTDSRGRPDFTRRPELVGASVAGNLAAAVRAVPSLAGVSALRTWVGTTTVTPDQLPLVGPVPGSPGAYVATGGSAFTLGPSFARVIADLVQHRRPAHDLSPYDPARFAPAAPLERTR; encoded by the coding sequence ATGAGCGAACGCCACGACGTCGTCGTGATCGGGGGTGGCCTGCTGGGATGCACGCTGGCCTGGATGCTCGCCCGGGACGGCGTCTCGGTGCTGCTGGCCGAGCGCGATCAGCTCAATGCGCACGCCTCCGGCCAGAACGCCGGCAGTCTGCACTTCCAGCTCGAGTACCGCATGATCGCCGACGGCCTCGAGGCAGCGCGCACCGCGGCCGAGGCGATGCCGCTGCACCTGGCCGCCGCCGAGCTGTGGTCGCACCTGAGTGCAGAGCTCGGCGAGGACCTCGGCGTCGCCCAGCACGGCGGTCTGATGCTGGCCGAGAACGCGGAGCAGGCGCGCCTGCTGGAGACCAAGGCGGAGATCGAGCGGTCCTGGGGCCTGGACGTCACACTCCTCGATGCAGCCGAGGTCCGCGAGATGGCGCCCTACCTCTCCGAGGAGGTCGTCGCAGCCTCCTTCTGCCCGATCGAGGGCAAGGCCGACACCCGCATCGCCGCGCCCGCCTTCGCCCGGGGCGCCGCCCGCCACGGCGCGCAGATCCACAGCCGCACCGAGGTGGTCGGCCTGGCGCGCTCCGGCGGCCGATGGTCGGTCGAGCTGGAGGAAGCCCACGCCGGACGGCGCACCGTGCTCGCCGACGCCGTCGTGCTGGCGGCCGGGGTGTGGACCGAGGGCGTCGGTGACCTACTGCAGGCGCGCCTGCCCACCATCCCGATGGCGCTGACCATGACGGCGACCACCGCCCAGCCCGCCCGGATCCCGCACCTGGTCCAGCACGCCGGGCGCCGCCTCTCGCTCAAGCAGGCCACGAGCGGGAACGTGCTCATCGGCGGCGGGTGGCCGGCGCGCCTGCTCACCGACTCCCGCGGCCGCCCCGACTTCACCCGGAGGCCGGAGCTGGTCGGAGCCTCCGTGGCCGGCAACCTGGCCGCCGCGGTGCGGGCCGTCCCGTCGCTGGCGGGCGTCTCGGCGCTGCGCACCTGGGTGGGCACCACCACCGTCACCCCCGACCAGCTGCCGCTGGTCGGGCCCGTCCCGGGTAGCCCCGGCGCCTACGTCGCCACCGGCGGATCGGCCTTCACCCTCGGACCGAGCTTCGCGCGGGTGATCGCCGACCTGGTCCAGCACCGCCGTCCTGCCCACGACCTGAGCCCCTACGACCCGGCTCGTTTCGCGCCGGCCGCCCCGCTGGAGAGGACACGATGA
- a CDS encoding (2Fe-2S)-binding protein, producing MRSARAFRRTPARRGPDVEITLDGAPVTAHEGETLAAALLAAGVTQFRRTPSGQPRSPLCHMGTCFECVLTVDGRALTRSCLTAVQDGMRATREAT from the coding sequence ATGAGGTCCGCACGCGCCTTCCGCCGCACCCCCGCCCGCCGGGGGCCGGACGTCGAGATCACCCTCGACGGCGCCCCCGTGACCGCTCACGAGGGGGAGACCCTGGCCGCGGCGCTGCTGGCGGCCGGGGTGACCCAGTTCCGCCGGACGCCCAGCGGGCAGCCGCGCTCGCCGCTGTGCCACATGGGGACCTGCTTCGAATGCGTGCTCACCGTGGACGGGCGGGCACTCACCCGCTCCTGCCTGACGGCGGTGCAGGACGGGATGCGCGCCACCCGGGAGGCCACGTGA
- a CDS encoding NAD(P)/FAD-dependent oxidoreductase — protein sequence MSAAPVAVVGAGPAGLAAADVLARHNLPVLLVDEQPQPGGQIFRQPPAAFTGAEATYTAGYAWGRALVRTPEHPAIDFAGSTTALGVLRDPDTASPADTDGPATSGTPAPRLRLALRGPDGVRSEPVSALLIATGAYDMPVPMPGWTLPGVLMAGAAQALAKSQRMVPPGPIVLCGAHPLLLVAAEQLLRAGAEITELVLARGLPGPGEAIRALPAVPGHAAMLAELGASLARLVRAGVRVSLGQAVTAAHGTDHVEAVEVTRLDSAGRPRGRSRTVPATTLVLGYGFQPSTELARQARATMRWDRRGGGWTVQHDGDQRTTAAGVYAAGEPTGVTGAEQARAEGALAGLAVLADLTGRADPAAWRDARHSLARARRFSAVVQRMFAPREPLLAALATAETVLCRCEEVTHGELAATLAANPQMSTVSAVKLECRAGMGPCQGRYCEAAVTRMLRTARGASAQEAGYTAAHLPIKPVALGELAALASSEPPPAEPPAAPGAGS from the coding sequence GTGAGTGCCGCCCCGGTCGCCGTCGTGGGAGCCGGGCCGGCAGGCCTGGCCGCCGCGGATGTGCTCGCCCGGCACAACCTGCCCGTGCTGCTCGTCGACGAGCAGCCGCAGCCCGGCGGGCAGATCTTCCGCCAGCCGCCGGCGGCGTTCACCGGGGCCGAGGCCACCTACACCGCCGGCTACGCCTGGGGCCGCGCCCTGGTGCGGACCCCGGAGCACCCCGCGATCGACTTTGCGGGATCGACCACCGCGCTCGGCGTGCTCCGCGATCCCGACACCGCCAGCCCCGCCGACACCGACGGCCCCGCCACCTCCGGCACCCCCGCCCCTCGACTGCGGCTCGCCCTGCGCGGCCCGGACGGCGTGCGCAGCGAGCCGGTCTCGGCACTGCTGATCGCCACAGGCGCCTATGACATGCCGGTCCCGATGCCGGGCTGGACTCTCCCCGGCGTGCTCATGGCCGGCGCCGCCCAGGCGCTGGCGAAGAGCCAGCGGATGGTCCCGCCCGGGCCGATCGTGCTCTGCGGCGCGCATCCACTGCTCCTGGTGGCGGCCGAACAGCTCCTCCGCGCCGGCGCCGAGATCACCGAGCTGGTGCTCGCCCGCGGCCTCCCGGGGCCGGGGGAGGCGATCCGGGCACTGCCCGCCGTCCCGGGCCACGCGGCCATGCTCGCCGAGCTCGGGGCGAGCCTGGCGCGGCTGGTCCGCGCGGGCGTGCGCGTCAGCCTCGGCCAGGCGGTCACCGCCGCCCACGGCACGGACCACGTCGAGGCGGTGGAGGTGACCCGGCTCGACTCCGCGGGGCGACCCCGCGGGCGCTCGCGGACGGTCCCGGCCACCACCCTCGTGCTCGGCTACGGCTTCCAGCCCTCCACCGAGCTGGCCCGCCAGGCCCGCGCGACGATGCGCTGGGACCGCCGCGGGGGTGGCTGGACCGTCCAGCACGACGGCGACCAGCGCACCACGGCCGCGGGGGTGTACGCGGCGGGCGAGCCGACCGGCGTCACCGGCGCGGAGCAGGCGCGCGCGGAGGGCGCGCTGGCCGGTCTGGCCGTCCTCGCCGATCTCACCGGGCGCGCGGACCCGGCAGCCTGGCGCGACGCTCGCCACAGCCTCGCCCGGGCGCGGCGGTTCTCCGCCGTCGTCCAGCGCATGTTCGCACCGCGCGAGCCGTTGTTGGCGGCGCTGGCCACCGCCGAGACGGTGCTGTGCCGGTGCGAGGAGGTCACCCACGGTGAGCTGGCCGCCACGCTCGCCGCGAATCCGCAGATGTCGACCGTCAGCGCCGTCAAGCTGGAGTGCCGCGCCGGGATGGGCCCGTGTCAGGGCCGCTACTGCGAGGCCGCCGTCACCCGGATGCTGCGGACCGCCCGCGGCGCCTCCGCGCAGGAGGCGGGCTACACCGCGGCGCACCTGCCGATCAAGCCGGTGGCCCTGGGTGAGCTCGCGGCGCTCGCGAGCAGCGAGCCCCCGCCGGCCGAGCCGCCGGCCGCCCCGGGAGCGGGGTCATGA
- a CDS encoding helix-turn-helix domain-containing protein — MIGDRLRELRRARQLTLRALAEATGLSAALLSQIENGKTDPSVETLRRLAKVFDSDLADLFREPDAPAVHISRPGERFRMQAPAGRITYERLTPGRGDLEVLHADLAPGDVSAVEPWGHVSTECVYVIAGQIVATVDGSDHEVRAGESITFDSRLPHLFANRSETRAQLILAVTPPTP, encoded by the coding sequence GTGATCGGTGACCGGCTGCGCGAGCTGCGCCGCGCCCGCCAGCTGACCCTGCGCGCCCTCGCGGAGGCGACGGGGCTCTCCGCCGCGTTGCTCAGTCAGATCGAGAACGGCAAGACCGACCCCAGTGTGGAGACGCTGCGGCGGCTGGCCAAGGTGTTCGACTCCGACCTCGCCGATCTCTTCCGGGAGCCGGACGCCCCGGCGGTGCACATCTCCCGCCCGGGTGAGCGGTTCCGGATGCAGGCCCCGGCGGGTCGTATCACCTATGAACGCCTCACGCCCGGCCGGGGCGACCTGGAGGTGCTGCACGCCGACCTCGCGCCGGGGGATGTGAGCGCGGTCGAGCCGTGGGGGCACGTGTCCACGGAGTGCGTCTACGTGATCGCCGGGCAGATCGTGGCGACCGTGGACGGCTCGGACCACGAGGTGCGGGCCGGGGAGTCGATCACCTTCGACTCCCGCCTGCCCCACCTGTTCGCGAATCGCTCCGAGACGCGTGCTCAGCTGATCCTCGCCGTCACCCCTCCCACACCCTGA
- a CDS encoding ABC transporter substrate-binding protein — protein MGVRSSRSRIVAAVATAAALTLTACTAGGSGSGGGGGAATDDDGGSAQGGTLTVSTSFVVNSLDPGQVYEATGALAVHAMYDTLVTFEGSDVSTPVPLLAESWEVNDDATEFTFTLTEDAVFSDGEPVTAEDVVFSINRLHNLQGSPAVTVEGLAASSPEEGVVVVTSEVPNPNVPTILAMPAAGVLNSEQASAEGATDAEDAASADAATDFLNTTSLGSGPYVLDSFDPASEIVLTANPEYWGEAPGYERIVVSNVEAETQKLTMARAEGDQVALDLSGRLLEDLPETLQVSASQDTFYFLTLHQDPAISEITSNPDFVQALRASIDYQGLAALFGEDALPAAGMVPTAFPGALPEDEAQQRDLDAAADFLADSGIEDPTVELMYPAITYRGVDLATIATKIQFDAGEAGIEVVLDPQPIASFLEAQTAGEVPFRFSPQSLNYPVASSLVNNFAPGQASALRSGWTEERASEEMVAAGEAVQAAGDAESQVEAMREWQELLNEQSPFITLAYNSGVVVATETVGGAEYSPAGWQVDLRAVAPQ, from the coding sequence ATGGGAGTGCGTTCCTCACGCAGTCGCATCGTCGCGGCCGTGGCCACTGCCGCCGCCCTCACCCTCACCGCCTGCACCGCCGGAGGTAGCGGCAGCGGCGGGGGAGGTGGCGCGGCCACCGACGACGACGGCGGGTCCGCCCAGGGCGGGACGCTCACCGTCAGCACGTCGTTCGTGGTGAACAGCCTGGACCCGGGTCAGGTCTACGAGGCCACCGGCGCGCTGGCCGTGCACGCCATGTACGACACCCTCGTCACCTTCGAGGGCTCGGATGTGTCCACGCCGGTGCCGCTGCTGGCCGAGTCCTGGGAGGTCAACGACGACGCCACCGAGTTCACCTTCACCCTCACCGAGGACGCGGTCTTCTCCGACGGCGAGCCCGTCACCGCCGAGGACGTCGTCTTCAGCATCAACCGGCTGCACAACCTGCAGGGCTCGCCCGCGGTGACGGTCGAGGGCCTGGCCGCCAGCTCCCCCGAGGAGGGGGTCGTGGTGGTGACCAGCGAGGTGCCGAACCCGAACGTGCCGACCATCCTGGCGATGCCCGCCGCCGGCGTCCTGAACTCCGAGCAGGCCTCGGCCGAGGGCGCCACCGATGCCGAGGACGCCGCCAGCGCCGACGCCGCCACCGACTTCCTCAACACCACCTCGCTGGGATCGGGCCCGTACGTGCTGGACTCCTTCGACCCCGCCTCGGAGATCGTGCTCACCGCCAACCCCGAGTACTGGGGCGAGGCGCCCGGGTACGAGCGCATCGTGGTCAGCAACGTCGAGGCCGAGACGCAGAAGCTGACGATGGCGCGCGCCGAGGGCGATCAGGTCGCCCTGGACCTCTCCGGCCGGCTGCTCGAGGACCTGCCCGAGACCCTGCAGGTCTCCGCCAGCCAGGACACCTTCTACTTCCTCACCCTGCACCAGGACCCGGCGATCTCGGAGATCACCTCCAACCCGGACTTCGTCCAGGCCCTGCGCGCCTCGATCGACTACCAGGGCCTCGCGGCGTTGTTCGGCGAGGACGCCCTGCCGGCCGCCGGGATGGTCCCCACCGCGTTCCCGGGTGCGCTGCCCGAGGACGAGGCCCAGCAGCGTGACCTGGACGCCGCGGCCGACTTCCTCGCCGACTCCGGTATCGAGGACCCGACGGTGGAACTGATGTACCCCGCCATCACCTACCGCGGCGTGGACCTGGCCACGATCGCCACCAAGATCCAGTTCGACGCCGGTGAGGCGGGGATCGAGGTCGTGCTGGACCCCCAGCCGATCGCCTCCTTCCTCGAGGCCCAGACTGCGGGCGAGGTGCCCTTCCGGTTCAGCCCGCAGTCGCTGAACTACCCGGTGGCCTCCTCGCTGGTGAACAACTTCGCCCCGGGTCAGGCCAGTGCGCTGCGCTCGGGCTGGACCGAGGAGCGGGCCAGCGAGGAGATGGTCGCGGCCGGCGAGGCTGTCCAGGCCGCCGGTGACGCCGAGAGCCAGGTCGAGGCGATGCGCGAGTGGCAGGAGCTGCTGAACGAGCAGAGCCCGTTCATCACCCTCGCCTACAACTCCGGTGTGGTCGTCGCCACCGAGACCGTCGGCGGAGCCGAGTACTCCCCGGCCGGCTGGCAGGTGGATCTGCGGGCCGTGGCGCCGCAGTGA
- a CDS encoding ABC transporter permease: MTTTLTAQPQRSRWRVQGYALAAYLLRRLVITAVLLLGVTLVTFILVQLVPGDSMTATLSEAALADPEIVAAYRQRWGLDEPLYVQYFVYLGNLLGGDLGVSQQTGRSVLQDLLTYVPATMEIALPAMALSLVIGVAVGLYAAVRHGRAGDQVVRAGTLLGLSTPPFWLSLLVLYVFFFVLGVSPSGGRLSTYWVPPDQVTGLVSVDALLAGEPAMAWDAVQHAVLPVLVLTVLTVATLVRFVRSAMLEVLDQDYIRAARAKGLPRRTVLASHVLRAGLVPVITVSGLAFAALLSGTVLVEQIFSWPGVGQYAYRAASALDMPAILGVSLFVAVVYTVVNLVVDLLYGLIDPRIRVA, from the coding sequence GTGACGACCACCCTCACCGCACAGCCGCAGCGCAGCAGGTGGCGCGTCCAGGGCTACGCCCTGGCCGCCTACCTGCTGCGCCGCCTGGTGATCACCGCGGTGCTGCTGCTCGGGGTCACGCTGGTGACGTTCATCCTGGTCCAGCTCGTCCCCGGCGACTCCATGACCGCGACCCTGTCGGAGGCCGCGCTCGCCGACCCCGAGATCGTGGCCGCCTACCGGCAACGCTGGGGCCTGGACGAACCGCTGTACGTGCAGTACTTCGTCTACCTCGGCAACCTGCTCGGCGGTGACCTGGGCGTCTCGCAGCAGACCGGTCGCTCGGTGCTGCAGGACCTGCTCACCTACGTCCCGGCCACGATGGAGATCGCCCTGCCGGCGATGGCCCTGTCGCTGGTGATCGGGGTGGCGGTCGGCCTGTACGCCGCGGTGCGGCACGGCCGGGCCGGTGACCAGGTGGTGCGGGCCGGCACCCTGCTGGGACTGTCGACCCCGCCGTTCTGGCTCTCGCTGCTGGTGCTCTACGTCTTCTTCTTCGTCCTGGGCGTCTCGCCCTCGGGCGGGCGGCTGAGCACCTACTGGGTGCCGCCGGACCAGGTCACCGGGCTGGTCAGCGTCGATGCGCTGCTCGCGGGGGAGCCGGCGATGGCGTGGGACGCCGTCCAGCACGCGGTCCTGCCCGTGCTCGTGCTCACCGTCCTGACGGTGGCCACCCTGGTGCGGTTCGTGCGCTCGGCGATGCTCGAGGTGCTCGACCAGGACTACATCCGCGCCGCCCGCGCCAAGGGCCTGCCCCGTCGGACCGTGCTGGCCTCGCACGTGCTGCGCGCCGGACTCGTCCCGGTGATCACGGTCAGCGGCCTCGCGTTCGCCGCCCTCCTGTCCGGCACGGTGCTGGTGGAGCAGATCTTCTCCTGGCCGGGCGTGGGCCAGTACGCCTATCGCGCGGCCAGCGCCCTCGACATGCCGGCCATCCTCGGCGTGAGCCTGTTCGTGGCCGTCGTCTACACGGTGGTCAACCTCGTGGTCGACCTGCTCTACGGGTTGATCGACCCCAGGATCCGGGTCGCATGA
- a CDS encoding ABC transporter permease: MSIESRTDENAVRADPRVERTLGRRRWVRRLHLSQVHATWRQPSVIGAAVILLAWVLAALLAPLIAGQDPVAQSADLYEPPSGAHWFGTDELGRDVFSRVIHGARLSLPLAVIIVACALAIGGLLGLLAGYLGRGFDEVIMRVTDLVFAFPQIILAMAVAAAFGPSTRNAVLALVIVSWPVYARVIRSAVLSIRSSDFLSASRLLGVGPWQALRKDVIPNSVGPAVVLATLELGNAVLMLAALSFLGLGPRPPAPEWGAMIAAGSKDLQIWWVSVFPGLAILTVVLAFNIIGDALRDRLDPRYAKGLS, encoded by the coding sequence ATGAGCATCGAGTCACGGACCGACGAGAACGCCGTCCGCGCCGATCCACGCGTCGAACGCACCCTGGGCCGGCGCCGCTGGGTGCGCCGCCTGCACCTGAGTCAGGTGCACGCCACCTGGCGCCAGCCCTCGGTGATCGGTGCCGCAGTCATCCTGCTCGCCTGGGTGCTCGCCGCGCTGCTGGCCCCGCTGATCGCCGGCCAGGACCCGGTCGCGCAATCAGCCGACCTGTACGAGCCCCCCTCGGGCGCGCACTGGTTCGGCACCGACGAGCTGGGCCGGGACGTCTTCTCCCGCGTGATCCACGGTGCCCGCCTGTCACTGCCGCTGGCCGTCATTATCGTCGCCTGCGCGCTGGCGATCGGCGGGCTGCTCGGGCTGCTCGCCGGCTATCTGGGCCGCGGCTTCGACGAGGTGATCATGCGCGTGACCGACCTGGTGTTCGCCTTCCCGCAGATCATCCTCGCGATGGCGGTCGCGGCGGCCTTCGGACCGAGCACCCGTAACGCGGTGCTCGCCCTCGTCATCGTCTCCTGGCCGGTCTACGCCCGGGTGATCCGCTCGGCCGTGCTCAGCATCCGTTCCTCGGACTTTCTCTCCGCCTCCCGGCTGCTGGGGGTGGGCCCATGGCAGGCCCTACGCAAGGACGTCATCCCCAACAGCGTCGGCCCCGCCGTCGTGCTGGCCACGCTCGAGCTCGGCAACGCGGTGCTGATGCTGGCCGCGCTCTCCTTCCTCGGGCTCGGCCCGCGCCCGCCTGCGCCCGAGTGGGGCGCGATGATCGCCGCCGGGTCGAAGGACCTGCAGATCTGGTGGGTCAGCGTGTTCCCCGGTCTGGCGATCCTGACCGTGGTGCTCGCGTTCAACATCATCGGCGATGCGCTGCGTGACCGCCTGGACCCGCGCTACGCGAAGGGACTGTCATGA
- a CDS encoding ABC transporter ATP-binding protein — protein MTSLLEVTRLGVRLPGEVPVIHDATLRVDEGEIVGVAGESGSGKSMTASALLGLLPPGARTSGRAVLHGMREGSGTRDVNLLDLDEAGWNRVRGTEIAMVFQDATASLHPMLSIGRQLTEHMRVHLGTDRKTARARAVDLLDRVRIPDPERALKAYPHQFSGGMRQRVAIASALACHPRLLIADEPTTALDVTVQAGILRLLDELRTETGLSVLFVTHDLGVLAALTARSYVFYAGRVMETGATPALVTAPRHPYTSALLGARPHADDSWGSEGSEGSEGSEGSEGSEGTARRELRSIPGIPVTPATAPAGCPFAPRCVHAVEECTTAVPALTEAVPGHEVACVVRPDLTGARS, from the coding sequence ATGACCAGCCTGCTCGAGGTCACCCGACTCGGCGTCCGGCTGCCGGGCGAGGTGCCCGTCATCCACGACGCCACCCTGCGCGTGGACGAGGGGGAGATCGTCGGGGTGGCCGGGGAGAGCGGGTCCGGCAAGTCGATGACTGCCTCCGCGCTGCTCGGGCTGCTCCCCCCGGGAGCGCGGACCTCGGGCCGTGCCGTGCTGCACGGGATGCGCGAGGGCTCCGGCACCCGGGACGTGAACCTCCTCGATCTGGACGAGGCCGGCTGGAACCGGGTGCGCGGCACCGAGATCGCCATGGTCTTCCAGGACGCGACCGCCTCCCTGCACCCGATGCTCAGCATCGGCCGGCAGCTGACCGAGCACATGCGGGTGCACCTGGGCACCGACCGCAAGACTGCCCGCGCACGCGCCGTGGACCTGCTCGACCGGGTGCGCATCCCCGATCCCGAGCGCGCCCTGAAGGCCTACCCGCACCAGTTCTCCGGTGGGATGCGCCAGCGCGTGGCGATCGCCAGCGCGCTCGCCTGCCACCCGCGGCTACTCATCGCGGACGAGCCCACCACGGCCCTGGACGTGACGGTCCAGGCGGGGATCCTGCGGCTGCTGGACGAACTGCGGACCGAGACCGGTCTGTCGGTGCTGTTCGTCACCCACGACCTCGGCGTGCTGGCCGCCCTGACCGCCCGGTCCTACGTGTTCTACGCCGGCCGCGTGATGGAGACCGGTGCCACGCCCGCGCTGGTGACCGCACCCCGCCATCCCTACACCTCGGCGCTGCTGGGCGCCCGCCCGCACGCGGACGACTCCTGGGGCAGCGAGGGCAGCGAGGGCAGCGAGGGCAGCGAGGGCAGCGAGGGCAGCGAGGGCACTGCCCGGCGTGAGCTGCGCTCCATCCCCGGTATCCCGGTCACGCCCGCCACCGCGCCGGCCGGGTGCCCGTTCGCCCCCCGGTGCGTGCACGCCGTCGAGGAGTGCACGACGGCGGTGCCCGCCCTCACCGAGGCCGTGCCCGGCCACGAGGTGGCCTGCGTGGTCCGCCCGGACCTGACGGGAGCGCGCTCATGA
- a CDS encoding ABC transporter ATP-binding protein — MTAPGVTPRAAALEVTDLEVTFHSRGRGRVHAVDGVSLSVARGEVVGLVGESGCGKSSLARAVVGLERVSGGAVRLDGSPVQPVGWRTRSDVRVQMVFQNPYSSLNPRRTIGSQIRDGIPAAAGDPAAEVADLLTRVGLPAEAAERYPHQFSGGQRQRVAIARALAPRPEILIADEPVTALDASAQAQIVTLLTSLVRDLDVGMLFISHDLALVRQIADRTAVMYLGRIVEDGPTDAVWRSPAHPYTGALVEAIPRISTEATLPAALAGEVPDAAHVPTGCRFRPRCAAAMDLCTDEPPVVRLGERSTACWLHVETNERQDA; from the coding sequence ATGACGGCGCCGGGAGTGACCCCCAGGGCAGCGGCGCTGGAGGTCACCGACCTGGAGGTGACCTTCCACAGCCGCGGACGCGGCAGGGTGCACGCGGTCGACGGCGTGAGCCTGAGCGTCGCCCGCGGGGAGGTGGTCGGCCTGGTGGGGGAGTCCGGCTGCGGGAAGTCCTCCCTCGCCCGGGCGGTGGTCGGTCTGGAGCGTGTCAGCGGCGGGGCCGTGCGGCTGGACGGCTCCCCGGTACAGCCGGTGGGCTGGCGCACGCGCTCGGACGTGCGCGTGCAGATGGTGTTCCAGAACCCGTACTCCTCGCTGAACCCGCGCCGCACCATCGGCTCCCAGATCCGCGACGGCATCCCGGCGGCCGCGGGCGACCCGGCCGCCGAGGTGGCGGACCTGCTGACGCGGGTGGGCCTGCCGGCCGAGGCGGCCGAACGCTACCCGCACCAGTTCTCCGGCGGGCAGCGTCAGCGGGTGGCCATCGCCCGCGCCCTGGCCCCGCGGCCGGAGATCCTCATCGCCGATGAACCGGTGACGGCGCTGGACGCCTCCGCGCAGGCGCAGATCGTCACCCTGCTCACCTCGCTGGTGCGCGACCTGGACGTGGGCATGCTGTTCATCTCCCACGACCTGGCGCTGGTGCGCCAGATCGCCGACCGGACGGCGGTGATGTATCTCGGCCGGATCGTCGAGGACGGGCCCACCGACGCCGTCTGGCGCTCGCCCGCCCACCCCTACACCGGCGCCCTGGTGGAGGCCATCCCCCGGATCAGCACCGAGGCGACACTGCCGGCTGCGCTCGCCGGGGAGGTGCCCGACGCCGCGCACGTGCCCACCGGGTGCCGGTTCCGGCCCCGGTGCGCGGCCGCGATGGACCTCTGCACCGACGAGCCCCCGGTGGTGCGCCTGGGTGAACGCAGCACCGCCTGCTGGTTGCACGTCGAGACGAACGAGAGGCAGGACGCATGA